The following are encoded in a window of Aphidius gifuensis mitochondrion, complete genome genomic DNA:
- the ND1 gene encoding NADH dehydrogenase subunit 1, with product MMQIMIYMLNIMIMFFLVLINILISVAFLTLFERKILAYFHYRKGPNKVSFMGLMQPFSDALKLLSKEFFYPMKSNFYFYLFAPMLMFILILSLWIIYPFMTNSINMKFNLMFFLSLLSMGVYGLMMSGWSSNNSFSMIGSLRSIAQSISYEVTLSISLLLILMMINNINLNYLYNYQKYLYIFILFMPLMIMMFISMLAEINRTPFDLSEGESELVSGFNIEYSNSKFILIFLAEYTSIIFMMFIFVMMFFNNNFMNILMYLITIMLIFLIVWIRITLPRTRYDNLMYFCWYYKLPLILVMFMVYLIMLKYPLEMFFLMNYK from the coding sequence ATTATACAAATTATAATTTATATATTAAATATTATAATTATATTTTTTTTAGTATTAATTAACATTTTAATTAGAGTTGCATTTTTAACTTTATTTGAACGAAAAATTTTAGCATATTTTCATTATCGAAAAGGACCAAATAAAGTAAGATTTATAGGATTAATACAACCTTTTAGAGATGCTTTAAAACTATTATCAAAAGAATTTTTTTATCCAATAAAATCAAATTTTTATTTTTATTTATTTGCTCCTATATTAATATTTATTTTAATTTTAAGATTATGAATTATTTATCCTTTTATAACAAATTCAATTAATATAAAATTTAATTTAATATTTTTTTTAAGATTATTAAGAATAGGAGTTTATGGATTAATAATATCTGGATGATCTTCTAATAATTCATTTTCTATAATTGGGTCTTTACGGTCAATTGCACAATCAATTTCTTATGAAGTAACTTTATCAATTTCTTTATTATTAATTTTAATAATAATTAATAATATTAATTTAAATTATTTATACAATTATCAAAAATATTTATATATTTTTATTTTATTTATACCTTTAATAATTATAATATTTATTAGTATACTAGCAGAAATTAATCGAACTCCTTTTGATTTATCAGAAGGAGAATCAGAGTTAGTTTCTGGATTTAATATTGAATATAGAAATAGTAAATTTATTCTTATCTTTTTAGCAGAATATACTAGAATTATTTTTATAATATTTATTTTTGTTATAATATTTTTTAATAATAATTTTATAAATATTTTAATATATTTAATTACTATTATATTAATTTTTTTAATTGTTTGAATTCGAATTACATTACCACGAACACGATATGATAATTTAATATATTTTTGTTGATATTATAAATTACCTTTAATTTTAGTAATATTTATAGTATATTTAATTATACTTAAATACCCATTAGAAATATTTTTTTTAATAAATTATAAATAA
- the ND6 gene encoding NADH dehydrogenase subunit 6 (TAA stop codon is completed by the addition of 3' A residues to the mRNA) codes for MFSLYMLFIYFNLFMFIIILIPSNLISFHPLIFSLMLTFYIILMSLVMNLINSNYWYSYILFLIMIGGLMILFMYFTSIASNNLMNFNLNFIKYFFLKFILLMIFFFMITLLSLKNIYEINFLEIFSIMNKNFNLMDLTAKNLYMDFSMDLNMFMIIYLFMTMISCVLLCMKIMLPFRQLNC; via the coding sequence ATTTTTAGATTATATATATTATTTATTTATTTTAATTTATTTATGTTTATTATTATTTTAATTCCTTCAAATTTAATTTCTTTCCATCCTTTAATTTTTAGATTAATATTAACTTTTTATATTATTTTAATAAGATTAGTAATAAATTTAATTAATAGAAATTATTGGTACTCATATATTTTATTTTTAATTATAATTGGAGGTTTAATAATTTTATTTATATACTTTACTAGTATTGCTAGTAATAATTTAATAAATTTTAATTTAAATTTTATTAAATATTTTTTTTTAAAATTTATTTTATTAATAATTTTTTTTTTTATAATTACATTATTAAGATTAAAAAATATTTATGAGATTAATTTTTTAGAAATTTTTAGAATTATAAATAAAAACTTTAACTTAATAGATTTAACAGCAAAAAATTTGTATATGGATTTTTCAATAGATTTAAATATATTTATAATTATTTATTTATTTATAACTATAATTAGATGTGTTTTATTATGTATAAAAATTATATTACCTTTTCGTCAACTAAATTGTT
- the CYTB gene encoding cytochrome b — protein sequence MTNFIMKKNILLAMLDKSLFKLPTPVNVSIWWNFGSLLGLFLMVQLISGLFLSMHYVSNINYSFFSIIHIIQDVNYGWLMRLIHMNGASFFFFCVYFHIGRGLYYGSFKLIYTWFIGIMIFLLMMGTAFMGYVLPWGQMSFWGATVITNLLSAIPYIGQMMVEWLWGGFSVDNSTLNRFYTFHFLMPFILIMLVLIHLMFLHETGSNNPLGMNSNLYKISFHNYYTLKDLLGFMILIILLMIIIMEFPYILGDPENFVMANSMITPVHIQPEWYFLFAYTILRSIPDKLSGVMALLMSILILYLMPILNMKNKFQSYFFYPLNQMYFWLYICIFLMLTWLGSQPVDYPYVELSQILTIMYFLYYFLSSLIINMWDLNMKF from the coding sequence ATGACAAATTTTATCATAAAAAAAAATATTTTATTAGCAATATTAGATAAATCCTTATTTAAATTACCAACTCCAGTTAATGTATCTATTTGATGAAATTTTGGAAGGTTATTAGGTTTATTTTTGATAGTACAATTAATTTCAGGATTATTTTTATCAATACATTATGTTTCTAATATTAATTATTCATTTTTTAGAATTATTCATATTATTCAAGATGTTAATTATGGGTGATTAATACGATTAATTCATATAAATGGAGCTTCATTTTTTTTTTTTTGTGTATATTTTCATATTGGTCGTGGATTATATTATGGTTCTTTTAAATTAATTTATACTTGATTTATTGGTATTATAATTTTTTTATTAATAATAGGAACTGCTTTTATAGGATATGTTTTACCTTGAGGACAAATATCCTTTTGAGGAGCTACTGTAATTACTAATTTATTATCTGCTATTCCATATATTGGTCAAATAATAGTTGAATGATTATGAGGAGGATTTTCAGTTGATAATTCAACTTTAAATCGATTTTATACTTTTCATTTTTTAATACCTTTTATTTTAATTATATTAGTTTTAATTCATTTAATATTTTTACATGAAACTGGGTCTAATAATCCATTAGGAATAAATAGAAATTTATATAAAATCTCTTTTCATAATTATTATACTTTAAAAGATTTATTAGGTTTTATAATCTTAATTATTTTATTAATAATTATTATTATAGAATTTCCTTATATTTTAGGGGATCCAGAAAATTTTGTTATAGCAAATTCTATAATTACTCCTGTTCATATTCAACCTGAATGATATTTTTTATTTGCTTATACTATTTTACGTTCAATTCCTGATAAGTTAAGAGGTGTAATAGCTTTATTAATATCTATTTTAATTTTATATTTAATACCTATTTTAAATATAAAAAATAAATTTCAAAGATATTTTTTTTACCCTTTAAATCAAATATATTTTTGATTATATATTTGTATTTTTTTAATATTAACTTGATTAGGATCTCAACCAGTTGACTATCCTTATGTTGAATTAAGACAAATTTTAACTATTATATATTTTTTATATTATTTTTTAAGAAGATTAATCATTAATATATGAGATTTAAATATAAAATTTTAG
- the ND4L gene encoding NADH dehydrogenase subunit 4L, producing MMLNLKIFFFISSCFMYSYYYKHILLTLISLEFMMVNMIYNLYYMMMINEINLFMITIFLGISVCESVLGLSLLINLVRLSGNDYNNNMKLLKC from the coding sequence ATTATATTAAATTTAAAAATTTTTTTTTTTATTAGATCATGTTTTATATATTCTTATTATTATAAACACATTCTTTTAACTTTAATTTCCTTAGAATTTATAATAGTAAATATAATTTATAATTTATATTATATAATAATAATTAATGAAATTAATCTATTTATAATTACAATTTTTTTAGGAATTTCTGTATGTGAAAGAGTATTAGGATTATCTTTATTAATTAATTTAGTACGATTAAGAGGAAATGATTATAACAATAACATAAAATTATTAAAATGTTAA
- the ND4 gene encoding NADH dehydrogenase subunit 4 yields the protein MLKMIFMSLSLMIMMSLIKSSFYKMIFKNYMFMLNIMLILLINKVNNYYNIFYSLGMDSISLSLMMLSIWILSICLMASNKELNKYYKKIFLLIMFSLLMILMITFFSMNLMLFFIFFELSLIPMMLLIMGWGMQINRIQASMYMIFYTLFGSLPLLMMIMMMYIKMNTLMLNMLNMTNLNNMMNLFYYMILITAFLIKMPMYFMHLWLPKAHVEAPISGSMILAGIMLKMGSYGIFRLMLIFPKLFIKFNIFLMIISMIGSIYSSLICLSQSDMKIIVAYSSVVHMSILMASMMSMTQWSFFSSIMMMIAHGLCSSGMFCLVNMNYDRIHSRSLMINKGMMMIMPSISLWWFLLCTSNFSAPPSLNLFSEMMLFNSLILWNNLIIPMLFMVMLIGTSYSIYLFAFSQYGKLFKNIFNFKMISIQEMLILMLHWVPLNIIFIQMIFLI from the coding sequence ATGTTAAAAATAATTTTTATATCTTTATCTTTAATAATTATAATATCTTTAATTAAATCTTCATTTTATAAAATAATTTTTAAAAATTATATATTTATACTAAATATTATATTAATTTTATTAATTAATAAAGTAAATAATTATTATAATATTTTTTATTCATTAGGAATAGATTCAATTTCTTTAAGATTAATAATATTAAGTATTTGAATTTTAAGAATTTGTTTAATAGCAAGAAATAAAGAACTAAATAAATATTATAAAAAAATTTTTTTATTAATTATATTTTCTTTGTTAATAATTTTAATAATTACATTTTTTTCTATAAATTTAATATTATTTTTTATTTTTTTTGAATTAAGATTAATTCCTATAATATTATTAATTATAGGATGAGGTATACAAATTAATCGTATTCAAGCTTCAATATATATAATTTTTTACACTTTATTTGGATCATTACCACTTTTAATAATAATTATAATAATATATATTAAAATAAATACATTAATATTAAATATATTAAATATAACAAATTTAAATAATATAATAAATTTATTTTATTATATAATTTTAATTACAGCTTTTTTAATCAAAATACCAATATATTTTATACATTTATGATTACCAAAAGCACATGTAGAAGCTCCAATTAGAGGATCAATAATTTTAGCAGGAATTATACTAAAAATAGGAAGATATGGGATTTTTCGTTTAATATTAATTTTTCCTAAATTATTTATTAAATTTAATATTTTTTTAATAATTATTAGAATAATTGGAAGAATTTATAGAAGATTAATTTGTTTATCCCAAAGTGATATAAAAATTATTGTAGCTTATTCTTCAGTAGTTCATATAAGAATTTTAATAGCAAGAATAATAAGAATAACTCAATGAAGATTTTTTAGAAGAATTATAATAATAATTGCTCATGGATTATGTTCATCAGGAATATTTTGTTTAGTTAATATAAATTATGATCGAATTCATTCTCGAAGATTAATAATTAATAAAGGTATAATAATAATTATACCAAGAATTTCATTATGATGATTTTTATTATGTACTTCTAATTTTTCAGCTCCTCCTTCTTTAAATTTATTTAGAGAAATAATATTATTTAATAGATTAATTTTATGAAATAATTTAATTATTCCTATATTATTTATAGTAATATTAATTGGAACTTCTTATTCAATTTATTTATTTGCTTTTTCTCAATACGGAAAATTATTTAAAAATATTTTTAATTTTAAAATAATTTCAATTCAAGAAATATTAATTTTAATGTTACATTGAGTGCCTTTAAATATTATTTTTATTCAAATAATTTTTTTAATTTAA